Proteins from a genomic interval of Carcharodon carcharias isolate sCarCar2 chromosome 32, sCarCar2.pri, whole genome shotgun sequence:
- the LOC121272081 gene encoding protein shisa-like-1a, with protein MSRSSQLLTVLLLCELLATVSAFKYRTCEPYQDAAKMHHSGFYCPRLNEEQNRVYCCRQSHQTLKYCCNESQFQSTMKINQTAPTTSFVSG; from the exons ATGTCTCGCTCCAGCCAACTCCTGACTGTTCTGCTGCTGTGTGAGTTACTGGCAACAG TTTCTGCTTTTAAGTACAGAACCTGTGAGCCGTACCAGGATGCTGCAAAAATGCATCACTCCGGATTCTACTGTCCGCGGCTTAACGAGGAGCAGAATCGTGTCTACTGCTGTCGTCAGAGCCACCAAACCCTGAAATATTGCTGCAATGAGTCTCAGTTTCAGAGCACAATGAAAATCAACCAGACTGCACCCACAACGAGCTTTGT GTCTGGGTGA